In a genomic window of Primulina huaijiensis isolate GDHJ02 chromosome 10, ASM1229523v2, whole genome shotgun sequence:
- the LOC140985878 gene encoding uncharacterized protein — protein sequence MAAFDVILGMDWLSLDRAVIDCIAKTVRFPAEDDDSGIFQSSGISLCTSCISCLKAQKMLSKGCQGFLAAVIDVNTEMTMKFNEIDIVRDFPYVFADDVPGLPPDREVEFVIDVVPCTAPISKAPYRMAPTEMKELKN from the coding sequence ATGGCGGCgtttgatgttattttgggaatggactggctatcgTTAGATCGTGCCGTTATTGATTGCATAGCTAAGACAGTGCGCTTTCCTGCAGAAGATGATGATAGTGGGATTTTTCAGAGTTCAGGTATTTCACTTTGCActtcttgtatttcttgtcTCAAAGCTCAGAAAATGTTATCAAAGGGGTGTCAGGGATTTTTAGCTGCTGTGATAGATGTGAATACTGAGATGACAATGAAGTTCAATGAGATTGACATAGTTCGGGATTTTCCTTACGTATTTGCAGATGATGTCCCTGGATTGCCACCTGACCGTGAagttgagtttgtgattgacgTGGTTCCATGTACTGCTCCGATTTCAAAAGCTCCTTACCGAATGGCCCCGACTGAAATGAAGGAGCTGAAGAATTag